Genomic DNA from Terriglobales bacterium:
CGCACTGGCGGCGCGGAAGACCATCGTGGTCTTTCCGCACCGGCCGCCCACCCGCGGCGGCCGCTTCGAGAAGTACAAGGAAGCCTGGGATCTCCTGGCCGGCTGATCGGCCCCCACACGCGAACGGGCCGGGTGTGAGCAGCGAAGGGCATCGGTGCTGCGCGCGAGGTCCTTCGGGGGCTCAAGCCCCCTCAGGATGACGCCCTGAAAGCTGATTGGTCTTCCTCCGTGTCCTCCGCGTCCTCTGTGGTTAGCTTTCCCCGAGTTCGCCCTCGACCTGGTCCAGGTAGCACCAGGTCCAAGTCTCGCCGGGCTCGATGGAGCGGATGACGGGGTGCTTCGAGCGGTGGAAGTGCTTGGTGGCATGCTTGTTCTTGGAGGAGTCGCAGCAGCCCACATGGCCGCACTCCATGCACAGGCGCAGGTGGACCCAGGTGTCGCCGGTCTTGACGCAGTCTTCGCAGACGCGGGTCGCGGTTTGCGTGATCTTGGGGCGGACCAGATGGGGACACTCGCCGGCCATGTCTCCTCCTAGGCGGCGGACGTGCCCGCCGGGCGCTCCAGGGCGGCGCGGTCCCACTGGCCGAGGTTGGCGCCGGCCTCGTAGGTGCTCTCCAGGAACTCCATGAGTGTGGCCGAGGGCGAGGCGGCGCGGCGCATGTCCTCATACAGAAGGATGAACTCGCCCAGGTCCTTGTTGTAGGCGGCCTGGCGCGGGCGCACGGGCTGCTGCGCGAAGCCGGCGGGCTCGGGAGCGGCGTAGGCGTAGAAGGCGGGGTCGGGGAACTGCAGGCTGCCCGGCCACCAGCCCGCGCTCAGCACCTCGTGAGAGTAGGCCTCGCGCATGATCTTGCGCAGGATGGGGTCGGCATCCTGGCGCTCGGGGGCGCGGCGGCCGTTGAAGCGCGTGACCGCCAGGTCGCAGCCTCCCCAGAAGAAGTGCACTGGGCTACATTTGCCCAGGAAGCGGGCGCGGAACTGCTCCAGCACCGCTCCACTGGAGAGCAGGATGCGCCAGAAGTTGTGGGCCGCCTGCGAGTCGTAGGCGGCGTGGACGGTGTCGCGGTCGAAAGGGATGGGATCGGGGATCTCCACCG
This window encodes:
- a CDS encoding UBP-type zinc finger domain-containing protein, which translates into the protein MAGECPHLVRPKITQTATRVCEDCVKTGDTWVHLRLCMECGHVGCCDSSKNKHATKHFHRSKHPVIRSIEPGETWTWCYLDQVEGELGES
- a CDS encoding DUF5996 family protein, producing MFAPTRSFDSPGAWPALPFASWRDTWATLHMWLQMVGKARLALTPLVNHWWNVALYLTPRGLTTSAMPCGERALEIEFDFLDHQLHLRASNGSARDLALAPRSVADFYREFLAALKSMGAEVKIWTVPVEIPDPIPFDRDTVHAAYDSQAAHNFWRILLSSGAVLEQFRARFLGKCSPVHFFWGGCDLAVTRFNGRRAPERQDADPILRKIMREAYSHEVLSAGWWPGSLQFPDPAFYAYAAPEPAGFAQQPVRPRQAAYNKDLGEFILLYEDMRRAASPSATLMEFLESTYEAGANLGQWDRAALERPAGTSAA